A genomic region of Lysinibacillus sp. 2017 contains the following coding sequences:
- the hisH gene encoding imidazole glycerol phosphate synthase subunit HisH, which produces MKIGVIDYGMGNLFSVEQALKHLDAEVVVTSDKAELETADALILPGVGAFPDAMKRLAETGLIPFIQATKKPLLGICLGMQLLFEESDEVAKTKGLGIFSGRIKRFEGVSRIPHMGWNDLELKQTPEWVDEQGLPEARYVYFVHSFYASNMNPSQLVASADYEEVEVPGIVAKDNFTGMQFHPEKSGQFGVYLLASWAKGVRETVC; this is translated from the coding sequence GTGAAGATTGGTGTAATTGACTACGGCATGGGCAATTTGTTTAGCGTTGAGCAAGCGTTAAAGCATCTAGATGCTGAAGTCGTTGTGACGAGTGATAAAGCGGAACTAGAAACAGCAGATGCACTTATCTTACCAGGTGTTGGTGCCTTTCCGGATGCGATGAAGCGTTTAGCAGAAACAGGACTTATTCCATTTATTCAGGCTACGAAAAAGCCGTTACTAGGTATTTGCTTAGGGATGCAGTTGCTTTTTGAAGAAAGTGATGAAGTCGCAAAAACAAAAGGGTTAGGCATCTTCAGTGGCCGCATCAAGCGTTTTGAAGGCGTATCTCGTATTCCTCACATGGGCTGGAATGACCTAGAATTAAAGCAAACTCCTGAATGGGTAGACGAGCAAGGCTTACCCGAAGCTCGCTACGTATATTTTGTACACTCATTTTATGCGAGCAACATGAACCCATCACAACTCGTTGCTTCTGCTGATTATGAAGAGGTTGAAGTACCGGGAATTGTGGCTAAGGATAATTTCACAGGAATGCAGTTCCATCCCGAAAAATCTGGCCAGTTCGGTGTCTATTTACTAGCATCTTGGGCGAAGGGAGTTAGGGAAACGGTATGTTAA
- the hisB gene encoding imidazoleglycerol-phosphate dehydratase HisB encodes MRFAKIERNTNETKIEVELNLDGSGQAEIKTGVGFMDHMLDLFIKHGLFDGKIVANGDTWIDDHHTTEDIGIVLGQVFREALGDKKGIKRYGNAFVPMDDALAQVVVDCSNRPHLEYRIEPTLNAKVGTFDTELVHEFLWKFALEARINLHVIVPYGHNTHHIIEAVFKALARALDDAIQIDPRVKGVPSTKGLLT; translated from the coding sequence ATGCGTTTTGCAAAAATCGAACGTAACACAAATGAAACGAAAATCGAAGTAGAACTTAACTTAGACGGTTCAGGTCAAGCGGAAATTAAAACAGGTGTGGGCTTTATGGACCATATGCTAGATCTTTTCATTAAACACGGATTATTTGACGGTAAAATCGTTGCAAATGGCGACACATGGATTGATGACCACCATACAACAGAAGATATCGGTATCGTGTTAGGACAAGTTTTCCGTGAAGCGTTAGGCGATAAAAAGGGCATTAAACGTTACGGCAATGCTTTTGTACCAATGGATGATGCATTAGCGCAAGTTGTAGTTGATTGTTCAAACCGCCCGCATTTAGAATATCGTATCGAACCAACATTAAATGCAAAAGTCGGCACATTTGATACAGAATTGGTGCATGAATTTTTATGGAAGTTTGCGCTAGAAGCACGTATTAATCTTCACGTTATCGTTCCTTATGGTCACAATACGCATCACATTATTGAAGCCGTATTTAAAGCATTAGCACGAGCATTAGATGATGCGATTCAAATTGATCCGCGCGTGAAAGGTGTGCCATCAACGAAGGGGCTGTTAACGTGA
- the hisD gene encoding histidinol dehydrogenase, which produces MKITPLTKDISLKRQLEQGNEEQLKTVRQVIADVRANGDAAIKQYSEKWDGFAPENLRVYKEEIEHAVNNFDPQLYADLKEAAVNIRLYHNVQKREGFQLPLANGSYLGQRITALDAVGLYVPGGSAAYPSSVLMNVIPAQVAGVKRIVITSPAGNDGKLPDAVLVAAHILGVTEIYKVGGAQAIAALAYGTETIAPVDKITGPGNIFVALAKREVFGEVAIDMIAGPSEICVLADDSAYADEIAADLLSQAEHDALACAVLITTSDDLADAVAEQVEIQLSKLPREAIARKAIENFGHIYVAESMAEAARAVNSLAPEHLEVVTENAEQVSKMITHAGAIFIGRYSSEPVGDYFAGTNHVLPTNSTARFASGLNVDDFIKRTSVVYYSEKTWQQNAPKIARLARLEGLEGHARAVESRGWDKGEED; this is translated from the coding sequence ATGAAAATTACACCGTTAACGAAAGACATTTCATTAAAACGTCAATTAGAACAAGGTAATGAAGAACAGTTAAAAACGGTTCGACAAGTTATTGCTGATGTCCGTGCAAATGGGGATGCGGCAATCAAGCAATATAGTGAAAAATGGGATGGTTTTGCACCAGAGAATTTACGTGTATACAAAGAAGAAATTGAGCATGCCGTTAATAATTTTGACCCGCAACTATATGCCGATTTAAAAGAGGCAGCTGTCAATATACGTCTATATCATAATGTACAAAAGCGAGAAGGATTCCAGTTACCATTAGCGAATGGTTCTTATCTTGGTCAACGTATTACAGCGCTTGATGCAGTCGGTCTTTATGTACCTGGTGGTTCAGCGGCATATCCTTCATCTGTCTTAATGAATGTTATTCCTGCACAAGTAGCGGGAGTTAAACGTATTGTTATTACCTCACCTGCGGGTAACGATGGTAAACTACCTGATGCTGTATTAGTGGCCGCACATATTTTAGGTGTTACAGAAATTTATAAAGTTGGTGGTGCGCAAGCGATTGCGGCACTTGCATACGGAACAGAAACGATTGCACCAGTTGATAAAATTACAGGACCAGGCAATATTTTCGTTGCACTCGCAAAACGAGAAGTGTTTGGTGAAGTAGCGATTGATATGATTGCGGGTCCATCAGAAATTTGTGTATTAGCAGACGATTCAGCGTATGCAGACGAGATTGCGGCAGATCTATTATCGCAAGCGGAGCATGATGCATTAGCTTGTGCCGTGTTAATTACAACGAGTGATGATTTAGCTGACGCCGTAGCAGAGCAAGTAGAAATTCAATTGTCAAAATTACCTCGTGAAGCGATTGCACGTAAAGCGATTGAAAACTTCGGTCATATTTATGTAGCAGAATCGATGGCAGAAGCGGCACGTGCAGTTAACTCATTAGCACCCGAGCATTTAGAGGTTGTGACGGAAAATGCTGAGCAAGTTTCAAAAATGATTACACATGCAGGTGCCATCTTTATTGGACGTTATAGCTCAGAGCCTGTAGGGGATTATTTTGCAGGTACAAATCACGTTTTACCAACAAACTCAACAGCGCGTTTTGCAAGTGGCTTGAATGTCGATGATTTTATTAAGCGCACGAGCGTTGTTTATTATAGCGAAAAAACTTGGCAACAAAATGCACCGAAAATTGCACGACTTGCACGCTTAGAAGGCTTAGAGGGCCATGCAAGAGCGGTAGAATCACGTGGCTGGGATAAAGGAGAAGAAGACTAA
- the hisG gene encoding ATP phosphoribosyltransferase: MTPLTIAMPKGRIFEEAYEMLIEAGFNLPEEVEMSRKLMIEIPEEEIRFILAKPMDVPVYVEHGVADIGIAGKDVLLEQRRTVHELLDLKISDCYIASAGLPNTMMNEIAPRIATKYPNIAMKYYKGIGEQVEIIELNGSIELAPMIGLADRIVDIVSTGRTLKENGLVEYERIAEVSSRLIANPVSYRMKSERIQDLVTRLKKCVK, translated from the coding sequence ATGACACCATTAACAATTGCGATGCCAAAAGGGCGAATTTTTGAAGAAGCCTATGAAATGTTAATCGAGGCTGGCTTCAACCTTCCTGAAGAAGTAGAAATGTCACGGAAATTGATGATTGAAATTCCAGAAGAGGAAATTCGATTTATTTTAGCAAAACCGATGGATGTACCTGTTTACGTTGAGCATGGCGTTGCAGATATTGGCATTGCGGGTAAGGATGTATTACTTGAACAACGTCGTACGGTCCATGAGCTACTGGATTTAAAAATTAGTGATTGCTATATTGCATCAGCTGGTTTGCCAAATACTATGATGAATGAAATTGCACCTCGTATTGCGACGAAATATCCGAATATTGCGATGAAATATTATAAAGGCATTGGTGAGCAAGTTGAAATTATCGAATTGAACGGTTCGATTGAGTTAGCACCGATGATTGGCTTAGCAGATCGTATTGTTGATATTGTATCGACGGGACGTACATTAAAGGAAAATGGCTTAGTGGAATATGAACGTATCGCCGAAGTGTCATCACGCTTAATTGCTAACCCAGTAAGTTATCGAATGAAAAGCGAGCGAATTCAAGATTTAGTAACACGCTTAAAAAAATGTGTGAAATAA
- a CDS encoding ATP phosphoribosyltransferase regulatory subunit, protein MSSIKMFEKPLGMRDTFPNIYEKLELIRSTGRDLLRARGYEFIKTPSVEYYDTIGKASAISDARLFKLVDSQGNTLVLRPDMTTPIARVATSKLLKEKIPQRLAYFANVFRAQQREGGRPAEFDQMGIELIGDTSVFADAEVIMTAIDLVKAYNITDFKVTIGHAGVLSCILKDYTESTEQAAQLNELLVQRNFVGFEEAVINFDLPKTKSNALLAYIEEAISFPSIETVEKYVRKNDALEYMRNLAEILDAAGYERYIAFDFTLASHMSYYTGMLFEVFASGSGFPLGNGGRYDGLLTHFGSNFGATGFGLRVDRVFEAMPKIEVESDEVLVLFVADRFSDALMQANFLREQGKQVTFQAYDGIENVDALKAQFKVVNEFQQGEA, encoded by the coding sequence ATGTCATCGATTAAAATGTTCGAAAAACCTCTTGGGATGCGCGATACATTTCCCAATATCTATGAAAAACTTGAATTAATCCGCTCAACTGGCCGTGACCTATTACGCGCTCGTGGCTACGAATTTATTAAAACACCATCTGTCGAATATTACGATACAATCGGAAAAGCATCGGCTATTTCAGATGCACGTCTTTTTAAATTAGTTGATAGCCAAGGCAATACACTTGTTCTACGACCAGATATGACAACGCCGATTGCACGTGTGGCTACATCAAAATTACTAAAAGAAAAAATTCCACAACGATTAGCTTACTTTGCCAATGTCTTTCGTGCACAGCAACGTGAGGGTGGTCGACCAGCAGAGTTTGATCAAATGGGGATTGAATTGATTGGGGATACATCGGTTTTTGCAGATGCTGAAGTGATTATGACGGCGATTGATTTAGTGAAAGCCTATAATATTACTGATTTTAAAGTAACGATTGGACATGCGGGTGTACTGAGCTGCATATTAAAAGACTATACAGAAAGCACAGAACAAGCTGCGCAATTAAATGAACTACTTGTTCAACGTAATTTTGTTGGCTTTGAAGAAGCGGTTATTAATTTTGATTTACCGAAAACAAAATCAAATGCATTACTTGCTTATATCGAAGAAGCGATTAGCTTTCCTTCTATTGAAACAGTTGAAAAATATGTACGTAAAAATGATGCGCTTGAATATATGCGTAATTTAGCGGAAATATTAGATGCGGCTGGATATGAACGGTACATCGCTTTTGATTTCACTCTAGCAAGTCATATGAGCTATTACACAGGGATGTTATTTGAAGTATTTGCTTCAGGCAGTGGCTTCCCATTAGGAAATGGTGGCCGTTATGATGGCTTGCTAACACATTTCGGTTCAAATTTTGGAGCAACAGGCTTTGGGTTGCGCGTGGATCGTGTATTTGAAGCAATGCCAAAAATCGAAGTGGAAAGCGATGAAGTACTAGTTCTGTTTGTAGCAGATCGATTCTCGGATGCGTTAATGCAAGCAAACTTTTTACGCGAGCAAGGCAAGCAAGTTACGTTCCAGGCATACGACGGTATCGAAAACGTCGATGCATTAAAAGCGCAATTTAAAGTGGTCAATGAATTTCAGCAAGGGGAGGCGTAG
- a CDS encoding DapH/DapD/GlmU-related protein, producing the protein MRRTERYRVQGANSLWNVYQTVSFWKIMKCFIVIQIGRITPFMSVKNWLYRTFLKMKIGKQASLALMVMPDSMFPERISVGDNTIIGFNTTILAHEYLIEEYRLGDVEIGSCVMIGANTTILPGVKIGDGAIVSAATLVHRDVPAGAMAGGNPMRIIFTAEQMAERKKNDIPIWHNE; encoded by the coding sequence ATGAGAAGAACTGAACGCTATCGTGTTCAAGGAGCAAACTCACTGTGGAATGTATATCAAACAGTTTCATTTTGGAAAATTATGAAGTGCTTCATTGTTATTCAAATTGGACGGATTACACCATTTATGTCGGTGAAAAATTGGCTGTATCGTACTTTTTTAAAGATGAAAATCGGCAAACAGGCATCCCTTGCATTAATGGTTATGCCGGATTCAATGTTCCCAGAACGAATTTCTGTTGGAGACAATACGATCATCGGCTTTAATACGACTATTTTAGCGCATGAGTATCTAATTGAGGAATATCGTCTAGGTGATGTCGAGATTGGCAGTTGCGTGATGATTGGCGCGAATACGACGATTTTACCGGGTGTTAAAATCGGAGACGGTGCGATTGTATCTGCAGCAACACTTGTTCACCGCGATGTACCAGCTGGCGCAATGGCAGGCGGCAATCCAATGCGCATCATCTTTACAGCAGAACAAATGGCTGAACGTAAAAAGAACGATATTCCCATTTGGCATAACGAATAA
- the ppaX gene encoding pyrophosphatase PpaX — translation MKTKALLFDFDGTLLDTNDLIIQTFMHILDERFPGQYSTQDCLKFIGPSLKQTFDEITPGETDAMITKYKEWNTIHHDELVKGYDAVAETLEALHSEGIKLAIVSTKSREGLTRGLNVLGVAHLFEAIIGFDEVTHVKPHPEPVLLALDKLGVKKEEAIMIGDNSHDIEGGKNAGVRTAGVAWSAKGESYLQQFKPDYMLHHMRDLLGIVKGD, via the coding sequence ATGAAAACAAAGGCATTATTATTCGACTTTGATGGAACTTTACTTGATACGAACGATTTAATCATTCAAACATTTATGCATATTCTTGACGAAAGATTTCCTGGGCAATATTCGACACAAGATTGCTTGAAATTCATCGGTCCGTCATTAAAGCAAACATTTGACGAAATCACACCTGGTGAAACGGATGCAATGATTACGAAATATAAAGAATGGAATACCATTCATCATGACGAATTAGTTAAAGGTTATGATGCAGTAGCAGAGACATTAGAAGCGTTACATAGTGAAGGAATTAAATTAGCAATTGTTTCAACGAAGAGTCGAGAAGGATTAACGCGCGGCTTAAATGTGCTTGGTGTGGCTCATTTATTCGAAGCAATTATAGGATTTGATGAAGTAACGCATGTTAAGCCACATCCAGAGCCAGTGTTATTAGCATTAGATAAATTAGGTGTAAAAAAAGAAGAAGCCATCATGATTGGTGACAACTCACATGATATTGAAGGCGGAAAAAACGCAGGTGTTCGAACTGCAGGAGTTGCTTGGTCTGCAAAAGGTGAAAGCTATTTACAACAATTTAAACCAGATTATATGCTACATCATATGCGTGATTTACTTGGAATTGTGAAAGGGGATTAA
- the lgt gene encoding prolipoprotein diacylglyceryl transferase produces MLGILMAINPVAIHLGSLSVRWYGIMIGAGIVIGYFLAQKESVRRGFHDEFFADLLIWAVPIAILSARVYYVAMKWDFYSQHPGRIIEIWNGGIAIHGALIGSFITAYIFTRKRKVSFLQIADIAAPSILVGQIVGRWGNFMNQEAYGGPVSRGFLENLFLPNWLIEQMYIKEESTYVHPTFLYESLWNVVGLIILLFARKWNWRRGEMFFFYLIWYSFGRFFIEGMRTDSLYLIGDLRSAQVVSILGIAIGIIAIVYRRLNVKPVIHYLDPQPTVSSKKKQQTNKKK; encoded by the coding sequence ATGTTAGGAATTTTAATGGCAATTAATCCGGTAGCCATTCACCTAGGATCACTTTCTGTAAGATGGTACGGTATAATGATTGGAGCAGGAATTGTTATTGGTTACTTTTTAGCACAAAAAGAATCTGTGAGACGTGGGTTCCATGACGAATTTTTCGCAGACTTACTTATTTGGGCTGTGCCAATCGCAATTTTATCAGCACGTGTATACTATGTGGCAATGAAGTGGGATTTTTACAGCCAGCATCCAGGAAGAATAATTGAAATTTGGAATGGTGGTATTGCGATTCACGGCGCCTTAATAGGTTCATTTATTACCGCATACATATTTACAAGAAAGCGCAAAGTGAGCTTTTTACAAATCGCGGATATTGCTGCACCAAGTATTTTAGTTGGGCAAATCGTAGGGCGTTGGGGCAACTTTATGAATCAAGAAGCTTACGGTGGACCTGTGTCTCGAGGATTTTTAGAAAACTTATTTTTACCAAACTGGTTAATTGAACAAATGTATATTAAAGAAGAAAGTACGTATGTGCATCCAACATTTTTATACGAATCGTTATGGAATGTAGTAGGGCTTATCATCTTATTATTTGCTCGTAAATGGAATTGGCGACGCGGAGAAATGTTCTTCTTCTATTTAATTTGGTATTCATTCGGACGATTCTTTATCGAAGGTATGCGTACGGACAGTTTATATTTAATAGGTGATTTACGTTCGGCACAGGTCGTTTCGATTCTCGGCATTGCCATTGGAATTATCGCGATTGTGTATCGCCGTTTAAACGTCAAACCAGTTATTCATTACTTAGATCCGCAACCAACAGTGTCTTCAAAGAAAAAGCAACAAACAAATAAAAAGAAATAA
- the hprK gene encoding HPr(Ser) kinase/phosphatase, translated as MIQVITKDVQEKFNLQLVSGEEGIGRYITTSDISRPGLEMAGYFTHYPANRVQLLGKTELSFFEMLPQEEKRSRMKQLCSEQTPVIIISRDMKVPQELIDASNENHVPVLVTPLTTTRFSSRLTNFLESKLAPTTAMHGVLVDVYGIGVLIMGKSGVGKSETALELVKKGHRLVADDSVEIRQEGENMLIGSPPPLLEHLLEIRGIGIIDIMTLFGASAVRRYKRITLIVELENWDPDKFYDRLGLDEEKMKIIDTEVTKLTIPVQPGRNVSVIIEVAAMNYRLKKMGVNAAEEFARRLDDMLVVNDDFDDF; from the coding sequence ATGATTCAAGTAATTACGAAAGATGTACAAGAGAAATTTAATTTGCAGCTCGTAAGTGGAGAAGAAGGCATTGGCCGTTACATTACGACAAGTGATATTTCACGTCCAGGTCTCGAAATGGCTGGATACTTTACACATTACCCTGCAAATCGGGTACAGCTTCTTGGAAAAACAGAACTTTCGTTTTTTGAGATGCTTCCGCAAGAGGAAAAAAGGTCACGTATGAAGCAACTTTGTTCTGAGCAAACACCTGTAATCATTATTTCACGTGATATGAAAGTTCCTCAAGAATTAATCGATGCATCTAATGAAAACCATGTGCCTGTTCTGGTTACGCCATTAACGACAACAAGGTTTTCGAGTAGATTAACGAACTTTTTAGAAAGCAAGCTTGCACCAACAACAGCGATGCATGGGGTTCTTGTAGATGTATACGGAATCGGTGTATTAATCATGGGGAAAAGCGGTGTCGGTAAAAGCGAAACAGCGCTGGAACTTGTCAAAAAAGGACATCGCTTAGTGGCAGATGATAGTGTAGAAATCCGTCAAGAGGGCGAAAACATGTTAATTGGTAGCCCGCCGCCACTGTTAGAGCATTTACTTGAAATTCGGGGTATTGGGATTATTGATATTATGACGTTATTTGGTGCGAGTGCCGTTCGTCGGTATAAACGCATCACATTAATTGTTGAATTAGAAAATTGGGATCCTGATAAGTTCTATGATCGTCTAGGTTTAGATGAGGAAAAAATGAAAATCATTGATACAGAAGTAACGAAGCTTACCATTCCTGTTCAACCAGGGCGAAATGTTTCGGTTATCATCGAAGTAGCCGCGATGAATTATCGTTTGAAAAAAATGGGTGTCAACGCAGCTGAGGAATTCGCACGTCGATTAGATGATATGCTTGTCGTAAACGACGATTTTGATGATTTTTGA
- the cccB gene encoding cytochrome c551: MKKSVLTLVFGSALFLAACGGGDDKSSSSGETTKPDGEKLVQQTCTTCHGGNLQGASGPALEKIGAKYSEQEIKEIILNGNGGMPGGLLKDDDADAAAAYLAGLK, translated from the coding sequence ATGAAGAAAAGCGTTTTAACATTAGTATTTGGTTCGGCATTATTTTTAGCAGCTTGTGGTGGCGGCGATGATAAGTCATCATCATCTGGAGAAACAACAAAACCTGATGGCGAAAAATTAGTACAACAAACATGTACAACTTGTCATGGTGGTAATTTGCAAGGTGCAAGTGGACCAGCATTAGAGAAAATTGGAGCTAAATACTCAGAACAAGAGATCAAAGAAATTATTTTAAATGGTAATGGTGGGATGCCAGGTGGCTTATTGAAAGACGATGACGCAGATGCCGCTGCAGCTTACTTAGCTGGATTAAAATAA
- a CDS encoding YitT family protein, which yields MKENVYNSQNSVKNVINEYLFVIIGAAIIALGFNLFLFPNQIASGGVSGISTILHGVFGWNAGLVQYAFNIPLFIAGVLVLGKKFGFKSLVGTLALPFFVLLTASWDAWTLNPLLGAIFGGIVVGFGIGLVFKGNASTGGTDLLAQIITKYTGLTLGTSVLLIDGIIAVSAAVVFDLEKGLYALIGLYVTTKTIDIVQLGFSQSKMVYIITQHENEVRDAIYKEVNRGVTKLPAVGGYTGEERPVLMVVVYQTEFTKLKQVLKSVDPYAFVIVSDAYEVLGEGFKRV from the coding sequence ATGAAAGAAAATGTGTATAATTCACAGAATTCAGTAAAAAATGTGATTAATGAATATTTATTTGTCATTATAGGTGCCGCGATTATTGCACTTGGATTTAATTTATTTTTATTTCCAAACCAAATAGCATCTGGTGGTGTAAGTGGGATTAGTACAATTTTACACGGAGTATTTGGTTGGAATGCAGGGCTTGTTCAATATGCATTTAATATTCCGTTATTTATTGCAGGTGTGTTGGTTTTAGGAAAGAAATTTGGCTTTAAATCATTAGTGGGAACTCTAGCGTTGCCATTTTTTGTACTACTAACAGCAAGTTGGGATGCGTGGACATTAAATCCCTTACTTGGCGCCATTTTTGGAGGAATTGTTGTTGGTTTTGGTATTGGACTTGTGTTTAAAGGGAATGCTTCTACAGGTGGTACGGATTTACTTGCACAAATTATTACAAAGTATACAGGGCTAACATTAGGGACGAGTGTATTATTAATCGATGGAATCATCGCGGTTAGTGCTGCCGTTGTATTTGATTTAGAAAAAGGACTTTATGCACTAATAGGTTTATATGTTACGACGAAAACCATTGATATCGTACAACTTGGCTTTAGTCAGTCAAAAATGGTTTATATCATTACCCAGCATGAAAATGAAGTTCGTGACGCCATTTATAAAGAGGTGAATCGTGGTGTGACAAAATTACCCGCAGTCGGTGGTTATACGGGTGAAGAGCGTCCTGTATTGATGGTTGTTGTCTATCAAACTGAGTTCACAAAGCTGAAACAAGTGCTGAAAAGTGTTGACCCATATGCGTTTGTCATTGTTTCTGATGCATATGAAGTATTGGGCGAAGGTTTCAAACGAGTATAA
- a CDS encoding EAL and HDOD domain-containing protein — protein MEIFIGRQPIFNVEEEVVAYELLYRNNMNNAFPDIDSDSATLDVIINSFLSIGINEVANGRPSFVNFTENLILSESFDFIDPTALVIEVLEDVPITNALIDRLKILKSRGFKIALDDFVLNEEVLIYDELFSYIDYIKVDFLLTPVLERMEIENKIKSQFPSIKLLAEKVETRDEFELAKHTGYSLFQGYFFEEPQIIKSTDIPANLLQYFQIIILLRNEELSIDLLAESMEREISLSYKLLQLINNSAKRTKSKVRSIKQAILLLGLTELRKWIYLLAMRESDEQSNNDVFKELMYSSLFRAKVCEKLARRNNKDNYSEYFLVGLFSLIDSLLQRPMNTILSKLPLSETLLETISGEMTEMTPYLQMSIALNKLEWDQIEPLTEKFTISHQELIEINEEVILWVEDALIVS, from the coding sequence ATGGAAATTTTTATTGGACGACAGCCTATATTCAACGTTGAAGAAGAAGTAGTAGCATACGAGTTGTTATATCGTAATAATATGAACAATGCATTCCCAGATATTGATTCGGATTCAGCAACATTAGATGTAATTATCAATTCCTTTTTATCCATTGGTATTAATGAAGTGGCAAATGGGAGACCTTCATTCGTCAATTTTACTGAAAACCTAATTCTGAGTGAATCCTTTGATTTTATAGATCCAACAGCATTGGTAATTGAAGTATTAGAAGATGTTCCGATTACAAATGCCCTTATTGATCGCTTAAAGATTTTAAAAAGTCGTGGTTTTAAAATTGCGTTGGATGATTTCGTCTTGAATGAAGAAGTATTAATATATGATGAATTATTTAGCTATATTGATTACATCAAAGTCGATTTTTTATTGACGCCGGTATTAGAACGTATGGAAATTGAAAATAAAATTAAATCTCAATTTCCGTCGATCAAATTACTTGCGGAAAAGGTTGAAACACGGGATGAATTTGAACTAGCAAAGCATACAGGCTATTCTCTATTCCAAGGCTACTTTTTTGAAGAACCTCAAATTATTAAGTCAACCGATATTCCAGCAAACTTATTGCAGTATTTTCAAATTATCATTCTTTTAAGAAATGAAGAATTAAGTATCGATTTATTAGCAGAAAGTATGGAACGTGAAATTTCACTATCTTATAAATTGTTACAGTTGATTAATAACTCAGCAAAACGCACAAAGTCAAAGGTACGCTCAATTAAACAAGCCATATTGCTACTAGGATTAACGGAACTACGCAAGTGGATCTATTTATTAGCTATGCGTGAGTCAGATGAACAAAGTAATAACGATGTGTTTAAAGAATTGATGTATTCATCATTATTCCGTGCAAAAGTATGTGAAAAATTGGCACGTCGAAACAACAAGGACAACTATTCAGAATACTTTTTAGTTGGGTTATTTTCATTAATTGATTCACTACTGCAACGTCCAATGAATACGATCCTAAGTAAGCTTCCATTATCGGAAACGCTTCTCGAAACAATAAGTGGTGAGATGACAGAAATGACACCATACTTACAAATGAGTATTGCATTAAATAAATTAGAGTGGGATCAGATTGAGCCACTTACTGAAAAATTCACAATTTCTCATCAAGAATTAATCGAAATTAATGAGGAAGTTATTTTATGGGTTGAAGATGCATTAATTGTATCCTAA
- a CDS encoding enoyl-CoA hydratase-related protein, which yields MDFVKYEQRDFIAYVTLDRPEMLNAFNFEMLEQLRKVMESIQIHPDIRLVIITGAGEKAFSVGADLKERKTLPDTLVKRNLNRFGEVFTMIEQLPQPTICVLNGYAFGGGMELALACDFRIAAEHITLGLTETGLGIIPGAGGTQRLPRLIGEAKALELILTAKRMTAAEALQYGLLTKIAPLETLHETTAEFAAAILQNAPIALQQAKFAVKQGMKTDIQTGLQIERKAYELTIPTEDRIEALNAFAEKRRPQFKGK from the coding sequence GTGGATTTTGTTAAATACGAACAAAGAGATTTTATCGCTTATGTTACATTAGATCGTCCAGAAATGTTGAATGCTTTTAATTTTGAAATGCTAGAACAGCTACGAAAAGTAATGGAATCCATTCAAATTCATCCGGATATCCGTCTTGTTATTATTACGGGCGCTGGGGAAAAGGCTTTTTCTGTTGGAGCTGATTTAAAAGAACGAAAAACATTGCCTGATACACTTGTAAAACGTAATTTAAATCGTTTCGGTGAAGTATTTACGATGATTGAACAATTACCTCAGCCTACAATTTGTGTGCTGAACGGCTATGCTTTTGGAGGTGGGATGGAACTTGCACTTGCTTGTGATTTCCGTATTGCAGCAGAACATATTACACTTGGTCTTACCGAAACAGGTCTTGGAATTATTCCTGGTGCTGGTGGAACGCAACGTTTGCCGCGTTTAATCGGTGAAGCAAAGGCATTGGAACTTATTTTAACTGCCAAGCGAATGACCGCTGCAGAAGCACTGCAATATGGCCTTCTCACAAAGATTGCACCACTTGAAACATTACATGAAACAACTGCTGAATTTGCAGCAGCCATTTTACAAAATGCACCGATTGCCTTGCAACAAGCAAAATTCGCTGTCAAGCAAGGGATGAAGACCGATATTCAAACAGGTCTGCAAATTGAACGAAAAGCCTATGAGCTGACAATTCCTACTGAAGATCGAATTGAGGCACTAAATGCATTCGCAGAAAAACGTCGTCCACAGTTTAAAGGAAAATAA